One stretch of Enterobacter sp. RHBSTW-00994 DNA includes these proteins:
- a CDS encoding sucrose-specific PTS transporter subunit IIBC gives MDFDNIARELIPLLGGKENIASAAHCATRLRLVLVDDALADQQAIGKVEGVKGCFRNAGQMQVIFGTGVVNKVYAAFIQAAGISESSKSEAADMAARKLNPFQRIARLLSNIFVPIIPAIVASGLLMGLLGMVKTYGWVNADNALYIMLDMCSSAAFIILPILIGFTAAREFGGNPYLGATLGGILTHPALTNAWGVASGFHTMNFFGLDIAMIGYQGTVFPVLLAVWFMSIVEKQLRRVIPDALDLILTPFLTVIISGFIALLIIGPAGRALGDGISFILSTLIEHAGWLAGLLFGGLYSVIVITGIHHSFHAIEAGLLGNPAIGVNFLLPIWAMANVAQGGACLAVWFKTKDAKIKAITLPSAFSAMLGITEAAIFGINLRFVKPFIAALIGGAAGGAWVVSVHVYMTAVGLTAIPGMAIVQASSLLNYIIGMVIAFGVAFILSLLLKYKTDAE, from the coding sequence ATGGATTTTGATAATATCGCCCGTGAGCTTATTCCGCTGCTCGGTGGCAAAGAGAACATCGCCAGTGCTGCGCACTGTGCTACGCGTCTTCGTCTGGTACTGGTCGATGATGCGCTTGCCGATCAGCAGGCCATCGGCAAGGTGGAAGGGGTAAAAGGGTGTTTTCGTAACGCCGGTCAGATGCAGGTGATTTTCGGTACGGGTGTGGTCAATAAAGTCTACGCCGCGTTTATTCAGGCGGCAGGGATCAGTGAATCCAGTAAGTCGGAAGCGGCCGATATGGCGGCGCGTAAACTGAATCCGTTCCAGCGAATCGCGCGTCTGCTGTCGAACATCTTTGTTCCGATCATTCCGGCGATTGTGGCCTCCGGTTTACTGATGGGCCTGCTGGGCATGGTGAAAACCTACGGCTGGGTCAATGCCGATAATGCGCTCTACATCATGCTGGATATGTGCAGCTCGGCCGCGTTTATTATTCTGCCGATCCTGATTGGTTTTACCGCCGCCCGTGAATTTGGCGGTAACCCTTATCTGGGGGCGACCCTGGGCGGTATTTTGACTCACCCGGCGCTGACCAACGCCTGGGGTGTGGCCTCCGGTTTCCACACCATGAACTTCTTTGGGTTAGACATCGCCATGATTGGTTATCAGGGAACGGTGTTCCCTGTGCTGCTCGCCGTCTGGTTTATGAGCATTGTCGAGAAACAGTTGCGTCGCGTTATTCCTGATGCACTGGACCTGATTTTGACTCCGTTCCTGACGGTCATTATTTCCGGTTTTATTGCCTTACTGATTATTGGCCCTGCAGGGCGTGCGTTAGGGGACGGGATCTCATTCATTCTGAGTACGCTGATTGAACACGCGGGCTGGCTGGCCGGGCTGCTGTTTGGCGGCTTATATTCGGTGATTGTGATTACCGGCATTCACCACAGCTTCCACGCGATTGAAGCAGGTTTGTTAGGTAACCCGGCCATTGGCGTTAACTTCCTGCTACCTATCTGGGCGATGGCGAACGTTGCACAGGGCGGGGCATGTCTGGCCGTGTGGTTCAAAACCAAAGACGCAAAAATAAAGGCCATTACCTTACCGTCAGCATTTTCTGCAATGCTTGGGATCACCGAGGCGGCGATTTTCGGTATTAACCTGCGTTTTGTGAAGCCTTTCATTGCAGCCCTGATTGGCGGTGCAGCAGGCGGGGCATGGGTTGTTTCCGTACATGTTTACATGACGGCTGTCGGGTTGACGGCAATCCCTGGAATGGCAATTGTACAGGCAAGCTCACTTCTGAATTATATTATCGGCATGGTGATTGCCTTCGGGGTGGCGTTTATCCTCTCGCTTCTGCTGAAGTACAAAACGGACGCTGAATAA
- a CDS encoding carbohydrate porin, whose product MYKKRRLAVMIGMLAGSTSVFAQTDMTSIETRLAALEQRLQDAETRAQVAEKRATVAEQKTQQLVAAQQKAQTTTQDVAQRTAMLEKKADQSSGFEFHGYARSGLLMNDAASSSKSGPYLTPAGETGGAIGRLGNEADTYVELNVEHKQTLDNGATTRFKAMLADGQKTYNDWSADTSDLNIRQAFAELGNLPDFTGALKGSTFWAGKRFDRDNFDIHWLDSDVVFLAGTGGGVYDVKWNDTLRSNFSIYGRNFGSEEQIDNNVQNYILSMNHFAGPFQLMVSGLRAKDNDDRKDANGDLIKTDAANNGVHALVGLHNDSFYGMREGSAKTALLYGHGLGAEVKSIGSDGALLSDADTWRFASYGVTPLGGGWHIAPAVLAQSSKDRYVKGDSYEWVTLNTRLIKEVTQNFALAFEGSYQYMDLNPEGYKDRNAVNGSFYKLTFAPTLKAGKIGDFFSRPELRLFATWMDWSSKLDNYASDDAFGSSGFNAGGEWNFGVQMETWF is encoded by the coding sequence ATGTATAAAAAACGCAGACTTGCCGTGATGATTGGCATGCTGGCCGGTAGTACCTCTGTTTTTGCCCAAACGGATATGACAAGCATCGAAACACGCCTTGCCGCGCTTGAGCAGCGTCTTCAGGATGCTGAAACGCGAGCCCAGGTTGCAGAAAAGCGCGCGACGGTAGCAGAACAAAAAACACAGCAGCTGGTGGCCGCTCAACAAAAAGCGCAGACCACAACTCAGGACGTCGCGCAGCGAACCGCCATGCTGGAGAAAAAAGCCGACCAGAGCAGTGGTTTCGAGTTCCACGGCTATGCGCGTTCCGGTCTGCTGATGAACGATGCCGCATCCAGCAGTAAAAGTGGTCCATACCTGACACCAGCCGGTGAAACAGGGGGCGCAATTGGGCGTCTGGGTAATGAAGCGGACACCTACGTTGAGCTCAATGTTGAGCATAAACAGACGCTGGATAATGGCGCGACGACCCGCTTTAAAGCCATGCTGGCCGACGGGCAAAAGACGTATAACGACTGGTCCGCCGATACCAGCGACCTCAATATTCGCCAGGCGTTTGCTGAGCTGGGCAATCTGCCCGATTTTACCGGCGCGTTGAAGGGCAGTACGTTCTGGGCCGGTAAACGTTTTGACCGTGATAACTTCGACATCCACTGGCTGGATTCCGATGTGGTGTTCCTGGCCGGGACCGGTGGTGGTGTGTACGACGTGAAGTGGAATGACACACTGCGCAGTAACTTCTCGATTTATGGGCGCAACTTCGGCAGTGAAGAACAGATCGACAATAACGTTCAGAACTACATTCTGAGCATGAACCACTTCGCCGGGCCATTCCAGTTGATGGTGAGCGGACTGCGCGCCAAAGATAACGATGACCGCAAAGATGCTAACGGCGACCTCATCAAAACAGATGCGGCAAACAACGGTGTTCATGCTCTGGTCGGCCTGCATAACGACAGCTTCTATGGCATGCGTGAAGGTTCCGCCAAAACGGCTCTGCTGTACGGCCATGGGCTAGGGGCGGAAGTTAAGAGTATCGGTTCCGACGGGGCACTGTTATCGGATGCTGATACCTGGCGCTTTGCCAGCTACGGTGTGACCCCGCTGGGCGGCGGCTGGCACATCGCTCCGGCGGTGCTGGCGCAAAGCAGTAAAGATCGTTATGTGAAAGGTGACAGTTACGAGTGGGTCACGCTTAACACACGCCTGATTAAGGAGGTCACGCAGAACTTTGCCCTGGCCTTTGAGGGAAGCTATCAGTACATGGATTTAAACCCGGAAGGGTATAAAGACCGTAACGCCGTAAATGGTAGCTTCTACAAACTCACCTTCGCCCCGACGCTGAAAGCGGGCAAGATCGGTGATTTCTTCAGCCGTCCTGAACTGCGCCTGTTCGCAACCTGGATGGACTGGAGCAGCAAACTGGATAACTACGCCAGTGATGATGCCTTTGGCAGCAGTGGTTTCAACGCCGGCGGGGAATGGAACTTTGGGGTACAGATGGAAACCTGGTTTTAA
- a CDS encoding aminoimidazole riboside kinase: MKKVWVLGDAVVDLLPDGEGKLLQCPGGAPANVAVGIARLGGESAFIGRVGDDPFGRFMQKTLAAEKVDVKWMRPDPLHRTSTVVVDLDEQGERSFTFMVRPSADLFLASADIPAFHAGEWLHVCSIALSAEPSRSATFQAMDAVKRAGGYVSFDPNIRPDLWNDNDTLRQCLEQAMSKADVVKLSVEELHFVSGYQAVEEGLVELMRHCPARLVLVTQGKDGVIAWHDGNVVLYPATPVESVDTTGAGDAFVAGLLYGLASNGLSAAQDLASLIGLAQRCGALATTAKGAMTALPYHHEL, from the coding sequence ATGAAAAAGGTCTGGGTACTTGGCGATGCCGTCGTGGATTTGTTACCGGATGGAGAGGGTAAATTACTGCAATGCCCAGGAGGGGCACCGGCAAATGTCGCGGTAGGTATCGCAAGGCTTGGCGGGGAGAGTGCGTTCATCGGCAGGGTTGGCGACGATCCCTTTGGCCGATTTATGCAAAAGACATTAGCGGCTGAAAAGGTAGATGTGAAGTGGATGCGGCCCGATCCTCTTCATCGCACGTCAACGGTAGTGGTCGACCTCGACGAGCAGGGCGAGCGTTCGTTTACCTTCATGGTGCGCCCGAGTGCCGATTTGTTCCTGGCGTCTGCCGATATTCCCGCGTTTCACGCGGGAGAATGGCTTCATGTCTGCTCCATCGCCCTAAGTGCAGAACCCAGCCGTAGCGCGACGTTTCAGGCGATGGATGCGGTAAAACGCGCGGGCGGCTATGTCAGTTTTGACCCCAACATTCGCCCCGACCTCTGGAATGATAACGATACGCTGCGCCAGTGCCTGGAACAGGCGATGAGCAAAGCGGACGTGGTGAAACTTTCCGTCGAGGAACTTCACTTTGTCAGCGGTTATCAGGCCGTAGAAGAAGGGCTGGTGGAGCTGATGCGGCATTGTCCCGCCAGACTGGTCCTGGTCACACAGGGTAAAGACGGGGTGATTGCCTGGCATGACGGAAATGTCGTGCTTTATCCGGCAACACCTGTAGAGAGCGTTGATACAACCGGTGCGGGGGATGCATTTGTTGCCGGACTGCTCTACGGACTCGCCAGCAACGGATTGTCTGCGGCCCAGGACCTCGCTTCCCTCATCGGTTTAGCACAACGCTGTGGAGCGCTGGCTACCACGGCAAAAGGTGCGATGACCGCCTTACCTTACCATCACGAACTGTAA
- a CDS encoding diguanylate phosphodiesterase, giving the protein MLTTLIYRSQLNSSCKSIHLASLVEKARHRNAKLNITGILLFNGYDILQVLEGSEESVIQLFHKIREDKRHSDVVELMRDYGPRRRFENVGMLLFDLQVKSPKSVLESVLRYSKLESYLASDDRVFKFIQTFITQKNPSPPDTTYNADKWTLSRENAPFGECINGVIAHQSCQFALQPIVEPGEGKITSLEALIRGNDGGSPERFFQAIDQDKVYEIDLQTKAYAFALAEKIGIGGHKIAVNLLPMSLVNVPGAVEFLVDQIKLHGLQPEQVVIEVTENEMISGFNQFNSAIKHLRAEGIGLAIDDFGSGYAGLSLLTKFQPDKIKIDREIVSNIHLSGPKQAIVRSIVSCCTDMEISLVAEGIEKIEEWCWLESAGIRRFQGFLFSRPQLNGVGDIHWPQVTR; this is encoded by the coding sequence GTGCTGACTACACTCATTTATCGAAGCCAGTTGAATTCATCCTGTAAATCTATCCACCTGGCTTCTCTGGTTGAGAAAGCCCGGCATCGGAACGCAAAACTGAACATTACCGGGATTTTGCTTTTTAACGGCTATGACATTTTGCAAGTGCTGGAAGGCTCGGAAGAAAGCGTCATTCAGCTTTTCCATAAAATCCGTGAGGATAAACGGCACAGCGACGTGGTTGAACTGATGCGCGACTACGGCCCGCGCAGACGTTTTGAAAACGTCGGTATGCTGCTGTTTGATCTCCAGGTTAAGTCACCGAAATCGGTGCTTGAATCTGTTTTGCGCTACAGCAAACTCGAAAGTTACCTGGCTTCTGATGACCGGGTGTTTAAATTCATCCAGACGTTTATTACCCAAAAAAATCCGTCGCCACCAGACACGACGTACAATGCGGATAAATGGACGCTCTCGCGGGAAAACGCCCCCTTTGGTGAGTGCATTAACGGTGTGATTGCGCATCAGTCTTGCCAGTTTGCGCTGCAACCGATTGTTGAACCCGGAGAGGGGAAGATCACCTCGCTTGAGGCACTCATCCGTGGCAACGATGGCGGTAGCCCGGAACGATTTTTCCAGGCGATCGATCAGGACAAAGTGTACGAAATAGATTTGCAAACCAAAGCCTATGCGTTTGCGCTGGCCGAAAAAATCGGTATTGGGGGTCACAAAATCGCGGTGAATCTTCTGCCGATGTCTTTGGTTAACGTACCGGGGGCGGTGGAGTTTCTGGTTGATCAAATTAAGCTTCACGGTCTTCAGCCAGAGCAGGTGGTGATTGAGGTGACGGAAAACGAGATGATTTCCGGGTTTAATCAGTTTAACAGTGCGATCAAACACCTGCGGGCAGAGGGAATAGGCCTTGCGATTGATGATTTTGGTTCGGGTTATGCCGGGCTTTCCCTCCTGACCAAATTCCAGCCGGATAAGATCAAGATCGACCGCGAGATCGTCAGTAACATTCATTTGAGTGGCCCCAAACAGGCCATTGTGCGATCTATCGTGAGTTGTTGTACCGATATGGAAATCTCGCTGGTGGCGGAAGGTATTGAGAAGATAGAGGAGTGGTGCTGGCTGGAATCTGCCGGTATTAGACGTTTTCAGGGTTTTTTGTTTTCCCGTCCTCAGCTTAATGGCGTTGGCGATATTCACTGGCCACAGGTAACGCGTTAA
- a CDS encoding alpha/beta hydrolase, with translation MANLPWRVSVRLVLLTKKIVLVLGIVLVVLLAVRIYLSQQGPELHLWHTWTADEMSVREIDKASFAQYLARESKIFADLQTRVTNKTAGDDRTPLNRYYRGSLVWPGRFTPDTNRSFVLMPEGTPRGAVVLLHGLTDSPYSMKHLAVDYQRRGFVTVVPRLPGHGTAPGALTRVDWEMWLAVTRLAVREATRLAGNDVPLHLVGYSNGGALAMKYTLDTLETPALRKPQQLVLLSPMIGVTTFARFAGLAGLPAMLPAFAKAAWLNITPEYNPYKYNSFPVNAARQSWLLTQVLQQQLSRDARNNTLTGLPPVLAFQSVMDSTVSTRAVVESLFNQLPENGSELVMFDINQAASFRPLFKPSSWTAVSELLPTAVRRYTVTIITNASANTFNTVAKTTLAGSKQETVSSLDTRYPQEIYSLSHVAVPFPPEDDLYGSHPAVKNRYGVSLGTVSLRGETSVLIVSKDALMRVTSNPFYDDMLSMIHQHNGTISLNRKAP, from the coding sequence ATGGCGAACTTGCCCTGGCGTGTCAGTGTGCGGCTGGTGCTCCTCACAAAAAAAATCGTGCTGGTGCTGGGTATTGTGCTGGTTGTGTTGCTCGCAGTCCGAATTTATCTTTCGCAGCAGGGACCTGAACTGCATCTATGGCACACCTGGACGGCGGATGAAATGTCCGTTCGGGAGATCGATAAAGCCAGCTTTGCGCAGTACCTCGCCCGTGAAAGCAAAATTTTTGCCGATTTGCAGACCAGGGTAACGAACAAAACAGCGGGAGATGATCGTACCCCTCTGAACCGCTATTACCGGGGTAGCCTGGTCTGGCCTGGGCGGTTTACGCCTGATACCAATCGTTCGTTTGTGCTGATGCCAGAAGGGACACCGCGTGGGGCTGTGGTACTGCTTCATGGCCTGACGGACTCCCCCTACAGCATGAAACATCTGGCCGTTGATTATCAGCGCCGTGGGTTTGTGACCGTCGTGCCACGCCTGCCGGGTCACGGGACTGCGCCCGGCGCGCTGACGCGTGTGGACTGGGAAATGTGGCTGGCGGTGACCCGTCTTGCGGTGCGGGAAGCGACGCGACTCGCCGGGAATGATGTGCCACTGCATCTGGTGGGTTATTCCAATGGCGGCGCGCTGGCAATGAAATATACGCTCGATACACTGGAAACCCCTGCGCTGCGTAAGCCTCAGCAACTGGTGCTGTTGTCCCCGATGATCGGCGTGACGACGTTTGCCCGTTTTGCTGGCCTGGCAGGTTTACCTGCCATGTTACCGGCCTTTGCCAAAGCAGCCTGGCTGAACATCACGCCTGAATATAACCCTTACAAATACAACTCCTTCCCGGTTAACGCCGCGCGGCAGTCCTGGCTACTGACACAAGTTTTGCAGCAACAGCTCAGTCGTGATGCACGTAATAACACGCTGACAGGATTGCCTCCGGTGTTGGCTTTTCAATCGGTGATGGATTCAACGGTAAGTACTCGCGCAGTGGTGGAGTCACTTTTTAATCAGTTGCCTGAAAATGGCAGTGAGCTGGTAATGTTTGATATCAACCAGGCCGCCAGCTTTCGTCCACTGTTCAAACCCTCATCATGGACTGCGGTGTCCGAATTGCTGCCAACGGCAGTGCGTCGTTACACTGTCACTATAATCACCAATGCCTCAGCGAATACCTTTAACACCGTGGCGAAAACCACGCTGGCTGGTAGCAAACAGGAGACGGTTTCTTCTCTGGACACGCGGTATCCACAGGAGATCTACTCGCTTTCGCATGTCGCCGTTCCATTCCCCCCTGAGGATGATTTGTACGGCAGTCACCCTGCGGTGAAAAACCGCTACGGGGTTAGTCTTGGAACGGTTTCGCTCAGGGGTGAAACCTCAGTATTAATTGTTAGCAAAGATGCGCTGATGCGAGTGACATCAAATCCGTTTTATGACGATATGCTTTCGATGATCCATCAGCATAATGGGACGATATCCCTGAACAGAAAAGCACCGTAA
- a CDS encoding MurR/RpiR family transcriptional regulator — MTTKPELLTRIEATFSQLTPSEKRVASWMLAHAAQIPFETAESVALATGTSGITVGRFLRKLGFRNLDDAKNSLRDPYQPWGMNERLDSWQQQRPLSDRVQHSLSLEVDAISHVYQLAQSDAFKLVVHQLTHADAVFVLGIQSTRGIANAFFSHLEYLRPRVSYSEGLSGSWVESLNSGFSHPYVVLTDTRAYSAIARQYCRVATDKGIAMALITDIWCPWARDYPIDLLQVKTDTGHFWDSLAPVSCLFNLLLSGVVEALGNALPDRLAANRQLQQEFGQFER, encoded by the coding sequence ATGACGACAAAACCAGAACTGCTGACCCGGATCGAGGCCACCTTTAGCCAGCTCACGCCCAGTGAAAAACGGGTTGCAAGCTGGATGCTGGCGCATGCTGCGCAAATTCCGTTTGAAACGGCGGAAAGCGTTGCTCTGGCCACAGGAACCAGCGGGATCACCGTAGGCCGATTCCTGCGTAAGCTCGGGTTTCGCAATCTGGACGATGCCAAAAACAGTCTGCGCGATCCTTATCAGCCCTGGGGAATGAACGAGCGCCTCGACTCCTGGCAGCAGCAACGCCCGCTGTCAGACAGGGTTCAGCACTCCCTCTCGCTGGAAGTCGATGCCATATCGCATGTGTACCAGTTGGCGCAAAGCGACGCGTTTAAGCTCGTGGTGCACCAGCTCACGCATGCTGACGCCGTGTTTGTGCTGGGCATTCAGTCCACGCGCGGGATCGCCAACGCCTTCTTCAGCCATCTGGAATATCTGCGTCCACGCGTCAGCTATTCCGAAGGGTTATCCGGGAGCTGGGTCGAGTCGCTGAACTCTGGTTTTTCACATCCCTATGTTGTGCTGACGGATACGCGTGCTTACTCCGCTATCGCGCGTCAGTACTGTCGGGTTGCCACCGACAAAGGGATCGCAATGGCGCTCATCACCGATATCTGGTGTCCGTGGGCGCGGGACTACCCCATTGATTTATTGCAGGTGAAAACGGATACCGGACATTTCTGGGATTCATTAGCCCCTGTGAGTTGTCTGTTTAACCTGCTGTTGTCGGGCGTGGTGGAGGCGCTGGGTAATGCACTTCCTGACCGCCTGGCGGCAAACCGGCAATTACAACAAGAGTTTGGTCAATTCGAACGCTAA
- the ddpX gene encoding D-alanyl-D-alanine dipeptidase, producing MPEECQLVDVAKTFPALHIDLKYATADNITGRPIYQEHLCLLHPDAITALTKAIGIATLAGLKLVVYDAYRPQQAQAQLWQACPDPEYVVDVAIGSNHSRGTAIDVTLMDEHNTVLDMGAGFDEMHDRSHPYHPSVPPQAQRHRLLLNAIMFGGGFVGISSEWWHFELPQAASYPLLDDQFACFSTTHTAL from the coding sequence ATGCCCGAAGAGTGTCAACTGGTTGATGTCGCGAAGACTTTTCCTGCGCTGCATATCGATCTGAAATACGCCACCGCCGACAACATTACCGGTCGGCCGATTTACCAGGAACACCTGTGTCTGCTTCACCCTGATGCCATCACTGCACTGACCAAAGCGATCGGCATCGCCACTTTGGCCGGACTCAAACTGGTGGTCTACGACGCCTATCGTCCGCAGCAGGCCCAGGCGCAATTGTGGCAGGCTTGTCCTGATCCGGAATATGTGGTGGATGTGGCGATTGGCTCCAACCACAGTCGGGGAACCGCCATCGATGTGACGCTGATGGATGAACACAACACCGTGCTGGATATGGGCGCGGGGTTTGACGAAATGCACGACCGTTCGCATCCGTATCACCCTTCTGTCCCCCCGCAGGCGCAGCGTCATCGCCTGTTGCTCAACGCCATTATGTTTGGCGGCGGCTTTGTCGGGATCAGCAGTGAATGGTGGCATTTTGAACTGCCTCAGGCGGCCAGTTATCCCCTGTTGGACGACCAATTTGCCTGTTTTTCGACAACACACACCGCCCTTTAA
- a CDS encoding ABC transporter substrate-binding protein has protein sequence MKTSNAFMSLFRPALIAAAMGLSLSAAQAAVPKDMLVIGKAADPQTLDPAVTIDNNDWTVTYPAYQRLVQYKPGTTEVEGDLSTGWKASDDQKEWTFTLKDNAMFADGTPVTAEAVKLSFERLLKIAQGPSEAFPKDLKIDALDDHTVKFTLSQPFAPFLYTLANDGASIINPAVLKANAADDARGFLAQNTAGSGPFMLKSWQKGQQLVLVPNPHWTGEKPHFKRVSVKIIGESASRRLQLSRGDLDIADSLPVDQLTALKQEGNVTVAEYPSLRVTYLYLNNSKAPMNQVDLRRAVSWATDYQGMVKGILSGNGKQMRGPIPDGMWGFDATAMQYSFDEAKAKDALANVKDKPASLTFLYSDNDPNWEPIALSTQASLGKIGISVKLEKLANATMRDRVGKGDYDIAIGNWSPDFADPYMFMNYWFESDKKGLPGNRSYYENKEVDSLLQSALKTTDQAERTKDYQQAQKIVIDEAAYVYLFQKNYQLAMNKEVKGFVFNPMLEQVFNISTMSK, from the coding sequence ATGAAAACATCAAACGCATTTATGTCTCTGTTTCGTCCAGCCCTGATTGCCGCAGCGATGGGCCTGAGCCTTTCTGCTGCCCAGGCGGCAGTGCCAAAAGATATGCTGGTTATCGGGAAAGCGGCCGATCCGCAAACCCTCGATCCCGCCGTCACCATTGATAACAATGACTGGACCGTGACCTATCCGGCTTATCAGCGTCTGGTGCAGTACAAACCAGGAACCACTGAAGTGGAAGGTGATTTATCCACGGGCTGGAAAGCGTCAGACGATCAAAAAGAGTGGACCTTCACACTGAAGGATAACGCGATGTTTGCCGACGGGACGCCAGTGACCGCCGAAGCGGTAAAACTCTCCTTTGAGCGCTTGTTGAAAATTGCTCAGGGTCCTTCGGAAGCCTTCCCCAAAGATTTAAAAATTGATGCACTTGATGACCACACGGTGAAATTCACCCTGAGCCAGCCGTTTGCCCCGTTCCTCTATACGCTGGCTAACGACGGCGCCTCTATCATTAACCCGGCCGTACTGAAAGCGAATGCTGCGGATGATGCGCGCGGGTTCCTGGCACAAAACACGGCAGGTTCTGGGCCGTTCATGCTGAAAAGCTGGCAGAAAGGCCAGCAACTGGTCCTGGTGCCCAACCCACACTGGACAGGAGAAAAGCCACATTTCAAACGCGTCTCGGTGAAAATCATCGGCGAGAGCGCTTCACGTCGCCTGCAACTCTCCCGTGGCGATCTGGATATCGCGGATTCACTACCGGTGGATCAACTCACCGCACTCAAGCAGGAAGGTAACGTTACCGTTGCAGAATATCCGTCACTGCGCGTCACCTATCTGTATCTCAACAACAGCAAAGCGCCAATGAACCAGGTTGACTTGCGTCGCGCTGTCTCCTGGGCGACGGACTACCAGGGCATGGTGAAAGGGATCCTGAGCGGAAATGGCAAACAGATGCGCGGTCCGATTCCGGACGGCATGTGGGGCTTCGATGCCACGGCGATGCAATACAGCTTTGATGAAGCCAAAGCCAAAGACGCGCTCGCCAACGTGAAAGATAAACCGGCCAGCCTGACGTTCCTCTATTCCGACAACGACCCGAACTGGGAGCCTATCGCCCTTTCCACTCAGGCCAGCCTCGGCAAAATCGGGATCAGCGTCAAGCTGGAGAAGCTGGCTAACGCCACCATGCGCGACCGTGTAGGCAAAGGAGACTATGACATCGCGATTGGTAACTGGAGTCCGGACTTTGCCGACCCGTACATGTTCATGAACTACTGGTTTGAGTCAGACAAAAAAGGGCTGCCAGGCAACCGCTCTTATTATGAAAACAAAGAGGTGGATAGTCTGCTGCAAAGCGCCCTGAAAACCACAGACCAGGCCGAACGCACCAAAGACTACCAACAGGCGCAGAAGATTGTGATCGACGAAGCCGCCTACGTTTATCTGTTCCAGAAAAACTACCAACTGGCGATGAACAAAGAGGTTAAGGGTTTCGTCTTTAATCCGATGCTTGAGCAGGTGTTCAACATCTCGACGATGAGCAAGTAA
- a CDS encoding ABC transporter permease yields the protein MTFWSILRQRFWGLILVVAGVCIITFIISHMIPGDPARLLAGDRASDDIVQNIRQQLGLDQPLYIQFGRYVDALAHGDLGTSIRTGRPVAEDLKAFFPATLELAFCSLLLALVIGVPLGILSAVYRNRWLDHLVRLMAMTGISTPAFWLGLGVIVLFYGHLQILPGGGRLDDWLDPPAHVTGFYLVDALLEGNGEVFFNALQHLILPALTLAFVHLGIVARQVRSAMLEQLSEDYIRTARASGLPGWYIILRYALPNAMIPSITVLGLALGDLLYGAVLTETVFAWPGMGAWVVTSIQALDFPAVMGFAVVVSLAYVLVNLVVDLLYLWIDPRIGRGGAE from the coding sequence ATGACGTTCTGGAGCATTCTGCGCCAGCGCTTCTGGGGGTTAATCCTGGTGGTGGCAGGTGTTTGTATCATCACGTTTATTATTTCGCACATGATCCCCGGCGATCCGGCCCGTCTGCTGGCCGGTGACCGCGCCAGCGATGACATCGTGCAGAACATTCGCCAGCAGCTTGGGCTGGATCAGCCGCTCTATATCCAGTTTGGGCGCTATGTGGATGCCCTGGCACACGGCGATCTGGGGACATCTATCCGCACCGGTCGCCCGGTGGCGGAAGATTTGAAAGCGTTCTTTCCCGCAACCCTGGAACTGGCGTTTTGTTCTCTGCTCCTGGCGTTAGTGATCGGTGTACCGTTGGGGATTTTGTCTGCGGTTTATCGCAACCGCTGGCTGGATCACCTGGTGCGACTGATGGCGATGACTGGGATCTCGACACCAGCATTCTGGCTCGGGCTGGGGGTGATTGTGCTGTTTTACGGGCATCTGCAAATTCTGCCCGGTGGTGGCCGACTGGATGACTGGCTCGATCCGCCCGCACACGTCACCGGATTCTATCTGGTGGATGCGTTACTGGAAGGAAACGGTGAGGTCTTCTTTAATGCCCTGCAACACCTGATTTTGCCTGCCCTGACTCTGGCGTTTGTCCATTTAGGCATCGTGGCGCGTCAGGTCCGCTCTGCCATGCTGGAGCAGCTTAGCGAAGATTACATTCGTACCGCGCGGGCCAGTGGCTTGCCAGGTTGGTACATCATCCTGCGCTACGCCTTGCCCAACGCGATGATCCCGTCGATTACTGTGCTGGGTCTGGCGCTGGGGGATCTGCTTTATGGCGCAGTCCTGACCGAAACGGTTTTTGCCTGGCCGGGCATGGGTGCCTGGGTAGTGACCTCTATTCAGGCGCTCGATTTCCCTGCCGTGATGGGCTTCGCTGTTGTGGTGTCACTGGCCTATGTGCTGGTTAATCTGGTGGTTGATCTGCTCTATCTGTGGATTGACCCCCGTATCGGGCGCGGAGGTGCCGAATGA